The following are from one region of the Ruficoccus sp. ZRK36 genome:
- a CDS encoding metal-dependent transcriptional regulator has translation MPSRTVETTIRNIYLLAEKHTGGALTVDQIANSLEVAPATASSIINGLSEAKLVEVGNDQTVRLTEEGHKLGIGMVRRHRLLEYFLVEVLKMDWSEVHEEAEALEHAVSERLLEHLDTFLGEPRFDPHGDPIPTREGHLHARHMSQLSLLPPGQKAKVAHIADQQPDFLGFCRQLGLLPGTVVSVSEGRSPTGILKLEISGRPAQQVGISDAKKIWVEH, from the coding sequence ATGCCAAGCAGAACGGTTGAGACCACCATCCGTAACATTTACCTACTGGCCGAAAAACACACAGGCGGCGCGCTCACTGTGGATCAAATCGCCAATAGCCTTGAGGTAGCCCCCGCCACGGCATCCTCCATCATAAACGGGCTGTCCGAGGCCAAGCTGGTCGAGGTGGGAAATGATCAAACGGTTCGCCTCACTGAGGAGGGGCACAAACTGGGCATCGGCATGGTGCGTCGCCATCGCCTGCTGGAGTACTTTCTGGTCGAGGTGCTGAAGATGGACTGGAGTGAGGTCCATGAAGAGGCCGAAGCCCTCGAGCACGCCGTTTCCGAGCGGCTGCTTGAGCATCTTGATACTTTTCTCGGGGAGCCGCGGTTCGACCCGCACGGGGATCCGATCCCCACCCGAGAGGGCCACCTGCACGCCCGCCACATGTCGCAGCTATCGCTGCTACCTCCTGGCCAAAAGGCCAAAGTGGCCCACATCGCTGACCAGCAGCCGGATTTCCTGGGCTTTTGCCGTCAATTAGGGCTCCTGCCCGGTACAGTCGTATCGGTGTCAGAGGGACGCAGCCCCACCGGCATCCTAAAGCTTGAGATATCTGGCCGCCCGGCTCAGCAGGTCGGCATCAGCGACGCGAAAAAGATCTGGGTGGAGCATTAA
- a CDS encoding 3'(2'),5'-bisphosphate nucleotidase, translated as MDKFKHFRLSLAIDAVRQAAFLCEHVRETLSATDTQSKADKSPVTVADYGAQALILEKLKAGDPDTPAVAEEDADSLRSPDTAALAQRIEQEVERIVPGFSQTAILDAIDRGNYTGGPEGAFWTLDPIDGTQGFLRQDQYAIALALIENGQPVLGVLGCPALPGPSGQTGCIVAACRGAGVRIYTLEGEDYTSVKVSATASPKDARLCESVESGHSRHDWAAAVSKHLGLSLPSLRMDSQCKYAAVARGEADIYLRLPTRPGYEEKIWDHAAGALIVEEAGGTVTDIDGKKLDFGAGRTLRHNQGIIASNGRWHEQIVSAVGAEAPDQA; from the coding sequence ATGGATAAATTTAAACACTTTCGCCTCTCCTTGGCAATCGATGCTGTCCGACAAGCTGCATTTTTATGTGAGCATGTGCGCGAGACACTGAGCGCCACAGATACCCAGTCCAAAGCCGACAAATCGCCGGTCACAGTCGCCGACTATGGAGCACAAGCTCTTATCCTGGAAAAGCTTAAAGCGGGAGACCCGGACACGCCCGCCGTTGCCGAAGAGGATGCGGACAGCCTCCGGTCCCCGGATACGGCCGCTCTGGCCCAGCGCATCGAGCAGGAAGTCGAGCGCATCGTACCGGGATTCAGCCAGACTGCGATTTTAGACGCCATCGACCGTGGTAACTATACCGGAGGCCCCGAGGGAGCCTTTTGGACCCTCGACCCAATTGATGGCACTCAGGGCTTTTTACGTCAGGACCAGTACGCCATCGCTCTGGCCCTGATCGAAAACGGCCAGCCCGTACTCGGCGTGCTGGGCTGCCCAGCCCTCCCCGGCCCCTCAGGCCAGACGGGCTGCATCGTGGCCGCCTGCCGCGGAGCGGGGGTACGGATTTATACCCTCGAAGGCGAAGACTATACCTCCGTCAAGGTCTCGGCGACAGCCTCACCCAAAGATGCCCGGCTCTGCGAATCTGTCGAGAGTGGCCACTCCCGGCATGACTGGGCAGCGGCGGTCTCAAAGCATCTGGGCCTCTCTCTCCCATCCCTACGGATGGACAGCCAATGTAAATACGCTGCTGTCGCACGCGGGGAAGCCGACATCTACCTGCGCCTGCCGACACGCCCCGGCTACGAGGAGAAAATCTGGGACCACGCTGCCGGGGCTCTCATCGTCGAGGAAGCAGGTGGCACGGTCACGGATATTGACGGCAAGAAACTGGACTTCGGCGCAGGTCGTACTTTGCGGCACAATCAGGGGATCATCGCCAGTAATGGACGTTGGCATGAGCAAATCGTCTCAGCCGTAGGAGCGGAGGCTCCCGATCAAGCCTAA
- a CDS encoding ATP-binding protein encodes MKRKNTEVRFGPATLGLLVAGIIFAVGCIVVAYVYYQGRSAQLSSIRADLERLARLAAAQIDGDKHEQLHSPQQQGSFVHELLLEPIIAFHNAAPDIERVYTMVPTEGGGYDIVLDSSQKMQRLTHKPYQLKVVPMMEHFAGNYSPADREAIEDINNEGAYSTTKPYTDRFGTSMTGLAPIFNSQGESVALACVDLPVEAYDERMGAEGGVAVGGIILSLILSAFIGGIAAWIQFVLIKAEAVKNQARRHSLQTLEELEYNQKLLKSIAEMNRVILSESNLDVAINEALRLVGKTSGVDRVYLMEHEPPGLPPSQAIAGESYEWVRSGIVSHMQDDTFTRFSYSSLKLEHWYAGFLEGRDVLGSQTGANPAESQFLAAYGIRSLFCCPIVFDKTCWGFMALEDCRVNRFWTEEQRAIIGASARNLGAAIKRNLEEVARRVADERFRAIFQLSPIGMVVQDMDGVFQNANQSFTNILGYPEGGLVGHSYRDVVPADKMDEVDRERARLRAEGRYGPLQTELVRKDGERVFVTIQSMRIQTGDGEPQTVALIQDVTERIKHEEQMRKALADADAANRAKSEFLATMSHEIRTPMNGVVGMTGLLLESDLTAQQRDYVETIQLSGESLLAIISDILDFSKIEAGRMDFEQAPFNIRDCVEGTLELLGPKAAEKGLRMAYELAEGMPETFLGDATRIRQVLFNLVGNAVKFTEEGEVSIHVSSTLNDEGYHDLSLDVHDTGIGISQEQMGRLFKSFSQLDTSSTRRHGGTGLGLVISQKLLERMGGRIWVDSVVEEGTVFHVYMPLKVAPVALPVAAGPDTDALKGKTALIIESHKLSREYYTRQLAQLGMIVEAFTCAPECLAWSKLNGKADLALIAQDLEKYDVCQLAGELNHIYENKLCLVLLRANNTRLGSDYNELFKLALAPVYRLTTLSKHLADAVRLTTLPVSTGLKPKSAPSAASADPDTEGTPRLNILMAEDNKVNQKVTGLLLKKMGFSADIANNGLEVLEAMRERHYDVILMDMHMPEMDGLEATRSIREQFPRESQPYIIALTASAFQDFKQECHEAGVNAFLTKPLRSNELQKHLDRLEAGQSLKTSDPSQS; translated from the coding sequence TTGAAACGCAAAAACACTGAGGTCCGTTTTGGGCCTGCTACGCTAGGTCTGCTGGTCGCCGGGATTATCTTTGCGGTCGGGTGCATCGTCGTGGCCTATGTGTATTACCAGGGGCGTAGTGCGCAACTCTCAAGTATTCGGGCCGACCTTGAGCGCCTGGCGCGCCTGGCAGCCGCACAGATCGACGGTGATAAGCACGAGCAGTTGCATTCTCCGCAGCAGCAGGGGAGTTTTGTTCATGAGCTCTTACTGGAGCCCATCATCGCTTTTCATAATGCGGCACCGGATATTGAGCGTGTGTATACCATGGTGCCGACGGAGGGGGGAGGCTACGACATCGTCCTGGACTCTTCCCAGAAGATGCAGCGGCTGACGCATAAGCCCTACCAGCTCAAAGTGGTGCCGATGATGGAGCACTTCGCGGGTAACTACTCTCCCGCAGACCGTGAAGCCATTGAGGACATTAACAATGAGGGTGCCTACTCTACGACCAAGCCCTATACGGATCGCTTCGGCACGTCTATGACAGGCCTGGCACCGATTTTTAATTCGCAGGGCGAGAGCGTTGCACTGGCCTGTGTCGATCTGCCCGTCGAGGCATATGATGAGCGGATGGGGGCCGAAGGCGGCGTAGCGGTTGGCGGCATTATTCTGTCCCTGATTCTCAGCGCATTCATCGGTGGTATTGCCGCCTGGATTCAGTTTGTGCTGATCAAGGCCGAAGCGGTCAAGAATCAGGCTCGCCGCCATTCTTTGCAGACCCTTGAGGAGCTGGAGTATAACCAGAAGCTGCTCAAGTCCATCGCGGAGATGAACCGCGTGATCCTGAGCGAGTCTAACCTCGATGTCGCCATCAATGAAGCTCTGCGCCTGGTCGGGAAAACCTCCGGTGTGGACCGTGTCTACCTGATGGAGCATGAGCCACCGGGGCTTCCTCCTTCGCAGGCGATTGCAGGCGAGTCCTACGAGTGGGTGCGCAGCGGGATCGTTTCCCACATGCAGGACGATACGTTCACGCGCTTCTCCTACAGCTCCCTTAAGCTTGAGCATTGGTACGCGGGCTTTCTGGAGGGGCGTGATGTTCTGGGCTCTCAGACAGGGGCCAATCCCGCCGAGTCGCAGTTCCTGGCTGCCTACGGTATCCGCTCACTGTTTTGCTGCCCGATCGTTTTCGACAAGACCTGCTGGGGCTTCATGGCGCTGGAAGACTGCCGGGTGAACCGCTTCTGGACCGAGGAGCAGCGGGCGATTATCGGTGCTTCTGCCCGAAACCTCGGAGCGGCCATCAAGCGTAACCTCGAAGAGGTCGCACGACGGGTCGCCGATGAGCGCTTTCGTGCGATCTTCCAGTTGTCACCCATCGGCATGGTCGTGCAGGACATGGACGGTGTTTTCCAGAATGCCAACCAAAGCTTTACGAACATTCTCGGGTATCCCGAGGGTGGTTTAGTCGGCCACTCCTACCGCGACGTCGTGCCTGCGGATAAGATGGATGAGGTCGACCGGGAGCGCGCTCGCCTGCGAGCAGAGGGACGCTATGGCCCGCTGCAAACGGAGCTCGTCCGCAAGGATGGGGAGCGTGTCTTCGTGACGATCCAGAGTATGCGCATCCAGACCGGTGATGGTGAGCCTCAGACCGTGGCCTTGATCCAGGATGTCACCGAGCGTATCAAGCATGAAGAGCAGATGCGCAAGGCTCTGGCCGATGCCGACGCTGCCAATCGCGCGAAGAGCGAATTTCTCGCGACCATGAGCCACGAAATCCGGACTCCCATGAATGGCGTCGTGGGGATGACGGGGCTGCTTTTGGAATCGGACCTCACGGCGCAGCAGCGCGACTATGTCGAAACGATTCAGCTCAGTGGTGAGTCGCTGTTGGCGATCATCAGCGACATTCTCGACTTCTCCAAGATCGAGGCCGGGCGCATGGACTTCGAGCAGGCCCCATTCAACATTCGCGACTGTGTGGAGGGTACGCTGGAGCTGCTGGGCCCCAAGGCCGCTGAAAAAGGCCTGCGGATGGCCTATGAGCTGGCAGAGGGGATGCCCGAGACCTTCCTCGGCGACGCCACACGTATTCGCCAGGTGCTCTTCAATCTGGTCGGTAATGCCGTAAAGTTTACCGAAGAGGGAGAGGTCTCCATCCACGTCAGTTCGACCCTCAATGACGAAGGGTATCACGACCTTTCGCTCGATGTGCACGATACCGGGATCGGTATCTCGCAGGAGCAGATGGGGCGGCTCTTCAAATCGTTCAGCCAGCTGGATACGTCCTCCACACGTCGTCATGGCGGGACCGGTCTGGGGCTCGTGATCAGCCAGAAGCTGCTTGAGCGCATGGGCGGACGAATCTGGGTCGATAGCGTTGTCGAGGAGGGGACGGTCTTCCATGTCTATATGCCGCTCAAAGTTGCGCCGGTTGCCCTGCCGGTGGCCGCTGGTCCCGATACTGATGCCCTCAAGGGCAAGACGGCGCTGATCATCGAAAGCCACAAACTTTCGCGTGAATACTATACCCGGCAGCTTGCCCAGCTCGGGATGATCGTCGAGGCTTTCACGTGCGCGCCCGAATGCTTGGCCTGGTCCAAACTGAACGGAAAAGCCGACCTGGCACTGATTGCCCAGGATCTGGAGAAGTACGATGTGTGCCAGTTGGCTGGGGAGTTGAACCACATTTACGAGAATAAGCTCTGCCTCGTCTTGCTGCGTGCCAATAACACGCGCCTGGGCTCGGACTACAATGAGTTGTTCAAGCTGGCGCTGGCGCCGGTGTATCGGTTGACGACATTGTCTAAGCACCTGGCCGATGCTGTCAGGCTGACGACCTTACCGGTATCAACAGGCCTCAAACCCAAGAGCGCTCCCAGTGCTGCAAGTGCGGACCCGGATACGGAGGGGACTCCCCGGCTAAACATCCTGATGGCAGAGGACAATAAGGTGAACCAGAAGGTCACGGGCCTCTTGCTGAAGAAGATGGGCTTTTCGGCGGACATCGCCAACAACGGGCTCGAAGTGCTGGAGGCCATGCGCGAGCGGCACTACGATGTCATCCTCATGGATATGCACATGCCCGAAATGGACGGGCTGGAGGCGACCCGCAGCATCCGGGAGCAGTTCCCGCGTGAGAGCCAACCCTACATTATTGCCCTCACGGCTAGCGCGTTTCAGGACTTCAAGCAGGAGTGCCACGAGGCGGGCGTGAACGCCTTTCTGACCAAGCCTCTGCGCTCCAATGAGCTTCAGAAGCATTTGGATCGATTGGAGGCAGGGCAGAGCCTCAAGACGTCAGATCCTTCTCAGTCTTGA
- a CDS encoding Fur family transcriptional regulator has translation MHGKRKTKQRDAIISTLEQAQRPLSLDDILSSAREDCPGLGQRTVFRNLAEMIKENLLIRVNFPGQPVRYELPNPDGGHHPHFICRECNQVFVLPGETPEVLDKIEQPPEFQFEGEEVVVFGRCVKKLCPLKTEKDLTS, from the coding sequence ATGCACGGAAAAAGGAAAACCAAACAGCGAGATGCGATTATCAGCACCCTCGAGCAGGCCCAGCGTCCCCTGAGCCTGGATGACATCCTCAGCTCTGCGCGTGAAGACTGCCCGGGGCTGGGCCAGCGCACGGTTTTTCGGAACCTTGCTGAGATGATCAAGGAGAACCTGCTGATCCGGGTCAACTTCCCGGGGCAGCCGGTACGCTACGAGCTCCCGAACCCCGATGGCGGGCACCACCCGCACTTTATCTGTCGGGAGTGCAACCAAGTCTTTGTGCTGCCCGGCGAGACCCCCGAAGTCCTGGACAAGATCGAGCAGCCGCCTGAGTTTCAGTTTGAGGGCGAGGAGGTCGTCGTCTTCGGGCGCTGCGTCAAAAAGCTGTGCCCGCTCAAGACTGAGAAGGATCTGACGTCTTGA
- a CDS encoding PEP-CTERM sorting domain-containing protein, translating into MLRKFCLLSVLAASLAATSVQADITPAPGYSVSTVLTGHTFTAYDAYESSGSAYVYGWTGGGLKQYSVSSGSQINDLGTPSDGYTNNANVSVQWVEYGVDGSVYVGFYNGGGTDMRIYKVNSSTGTWQNLTSVNSNYSMAYYGTEAFIMAGDSIYLLDTDSGATTLFASVGGYSSQIAFADSGLVFCTSGVSGGDALINFSTAQLDSFLADTSGWSALDLSNADILDGTLDGWGGGTTVDADGNIYFTANDYYGDGSTSVEEYAGDSIAEGSGWSSIVMLYAVGEDLYYTLYNQDGISVLTPGVPEPSTYALLGGVAMLLFTLYRRRKVG; encoded by the coding sequence ATGCTACGCAAATTCTGTTTACTATCCGTTTTGGCCGCGTCGCTGGCGGCCACGAGCGTACAAGCGGATATTACACCTGCTCCGGGTTATTCTGTATCGACCGTGCTCACCGGGCACACCTTTACCGCTTACGATGCCTACGAGAGCTCGGGCTCAGCCTATGTCTATGGCTGGACCGGTGGCGGCCTCAAGCAGTACTCGGTCAGTAGCGGCAGTCAGATCAACGATCTGGGCACTCCCTCGGACGGCTATACTAACAACGCAAACGTATCAGTCCAGTGGGTCGAGTACGGTGTGGACGGCTCCGTGTACGTCGGTTTCTACAACGGTGGCGGTACCGATATGCGCATCTACAAGGTCAACTCCTCCACGGGTACTTGGCAGAATCTGACGAGCGTGAACAGCAACTACAGCATGGCTTATTACGGCACCGAAGCCTTCATCATGGCTGGGGATTCGATTTACCTGCTCGATACCGATAGCGGTGCGACAACGCTTTTCGCCTCGGTGGGCGGTTACTCCTCCCAGATTGCCTTTGCTGATTCCGGTCTGGTGTTCTGCACTTCCGGTGTGAGCGGTGGCGATGCGCTGATCAACTTCAGCACCGCCCAGCTCGACAGCTTTCTGGCCGACACTTCCGGCTGGTCCGCGCTGGACCTGAGCAATGCAGACATACTCGACGGTACGCTCGACGGCTGGGGTGGGGGAACCACGGTAGACGCCGATGGAAATATTTACTTCACCGCCAACGACTACTACGGCGACGGCAGCACCTCGGTTGAAGAATACGCAGGCGACTCCATCGCAGAGGGTAGCGGCTGGTCCTCCATTGTTATGCTCTACGCAGTCGGAGAAGATTTATATTATACACTCTATAATCAGGATGGTATTTCCGTACTGACTCCGGGCGTCCCCGAGCCATCGACCTATGCGTTGCTGGGCGGTGTCGCCATGCTGCTCTTTACACTTTACCGCCGCCGTAAAGTAGGTTGA
- a CDS encoding type II secretion system protein yields the protein MKTQKHRPAFSLIELLAASAMLAILATIVVNVVGSVRQRAMTSKSMSNIRELVTANYACVAETGRFAKAENSSDTVRWHGKRLSANNWVGYDGYLTQYLGQDRSVRKCPVMEQILEENEGAQFDKGTGGYGYNAFYLGNDPAKMSTTSSSSSASNGPPGPGAVKETTSAETIPNNPNSLIDPANTVMFTSSALVRDGGVVETYLSAPYYSLDNGELDQALTPTVHFRFNGKALVAWCDGHVTLEEPNDSDTSHNVYGDSNGKYTVGWFGPTDNNGYWNPHYKLGRPY from the coding sequence ATGAAGACACAAAAGCATCGTCCCGCATTTTCACTGATCGAATTACTGGCGGCCAGTGCCATGCTGGCTATCTTAGCGACTATAGTCGTTAATGTCGTGGGCAGCGTCCGCCAACGCGCCATGACCTCGAAGTCCATGTCTAACATCCGTGAGCTGGTGACGGCTAACTACGCCTGTGTGGCTGAGACCGGACGCTTTGCCAAGGCCGAGAATTCTTCGGATACCGTACGCTGGCATGGTAAGCGGCTCAGCGCCAATAACTGGGTCGGCTACGATGGGTACCTGACACAGTACCTCGGGCAGGATCGCTCGGTACGGAAGTGCCCGGTCATGGAGCAGATTCTCGAAGAGAACGAGGGGGCGCAGTTTGACAAGGGGACCGGTGGCTACGGCTACAATGCTTTCTACCTCGGGAACGATCCTGCTAAAATGTCTACCACATCAAGCTCGAGCAGCGCGAGTAACGGCCCCCCTGGACCTGGTGCTGTTAAAGAGACAACGTCGGCAGAGACGATCCCCAATAATCCCAACTCGCTGATCGATCCGGCCAATACTGTGATGTTTACCTCCAGTGCACTGGTCAGAGATGGTGGAGTGGTGGAGACCTACCTTTCTGCTCCTTATTACAGCCTGGATAACGGGGAGCTGGATCAGGCCCTGACACCGACCGTGCATTTCCGTTTTAACGGCAAGGCGCTGGTGGCCTGGTGCGACGGGCACGTCACGCTGGAGGAGCCGAATGACTCCGATACCAGCCACAACGTCTATGGCGACAGCAACGGCAAGTACACCGTTGGCTGGTTTGGGCCGACCGATAACAACGGCTACTGGAACCCGCACTACAAGCTCGGTAGACCTTACTAA
- the trpS gene encoding tryptophan--tRNA ligase gives MAEQPAARPVILTCAQPTGTLHLGNYLGAVKNWVRFQDDYECYFGIVDMHSITVPYVPADLRNNTLDLLATYIACGLEPERCHLFLQSHVTGHAELTWVLGCLTPLGRLERMTQFKDKSRKQQDAGSSGFIGSGLLYYPVLMAADILLYNADRVPVGEDQKQHLEITRDIAQKFNETYSPTFKVPEVDIPKSGARIMSLQSPESKMSKSDTNQNGTLYLTDDAKTIRKKIGSAVTDSGSEIRAGADKPGITNLLHIFSAASGQPIEVIERDFAGKTYADLKGAVAESVVEMLTPVRERYEAIRNDKDYLLGVLKDGSAAAQKRAYKTLSKVWRKAGFVEVPR, from the coding sequence ATGGCTGAACAACCTGCTGCCAGACCTGTTATCCTCACTTGTGCGCAACCCACCGGTACGCTCCATCTCGGTAATTACCTGGGGGCTGTCAAGAACTGGGTGCGTTTCCAGGATGACTACGAGTGTTACTTTGGGATCGTGGACATGCACTCGATCACGGTGCCGTATGTCCCGGCCGATTTGCGCAATAACACGCTCGATCTGCTCGCGACCTATATCGCCTGTGGGCTGGAGCCGGAGCGCTGCCACCTCTTTCTGCAGTCGCACGTCACCGGCCATGCCGAGTTGACCTGGGTGCTCGGCTGCCTCACGCCGCTAGGCCGCCTGGAGCGCATGACGCAGTTCAAGGACAAGTCCCGCAAGCAGCAGGACGCTGGCAGCTCAGGCTTTATCGGTAGCGGGCTGCTCTACTACCCGGTCCTGATGGCCGCGGACATCCTGCTCTACAACGCCGACCGCGTGCCCGTGGGCGAGGACCAGAAGCAGCACTTGGAGATCACCCGCGACATCGCCCAGAAGTTTAACGAGACCTACTCGCCGACCTTTAAGGTGCCTGAGGTAGACATCCCCAAGTCAGGGGCGCGCATCATGTCGCTCCAGTCGCCGGAGTCCAAGATGTCGAAATCCGATACGAACCAGAACGGCACCCTCTACCTGACCGATGATGCCAAAACGATTCGCAAGAAGATCGGCAGCGCCGTGACGGACTCGGGCAGCGAGATCCGCGCCGGTGCGGACAAGCCCGGCATCACCAACCTGCTGCATATCTTTTCCGCGGCTTCCGGCCAGCCGATCGAGGTCATTGAGCGTGATTTCGCCGGTAAGACCTACGCCGACCTCAAGGGTGCAGTCGCTGAGTCTGTCGTCGAAATGCTCACGCCCGTGCGCGAGCGCTACGAGGCCATCCGCAACGACAAGGACTACCTCCTGGGCGTGCTCAAGGACGGCAGTGCTGCCGCCCAGAAGCGCGCCTACAAGACACTTTCCAAAGTCTGGCGCAAGGCAGGCTTCGTCGAGGTCCCGCGCTAA
- a CDS encoding chromate transporter: MPPTERLGWLKIFAAFFRIGLTSFGGGLVAYVREEVVTAKEWMTDEEFLAALEIGQTLPGLNAVNVSIICGRRLGGPLGSVAAALGIIIPGAAILVGLGYLYIHFEKNPEVKALLAGVAAAAVGLLLQVTLKIGAKQFLKPVDLLFVIITFVLTGILHISLIIVLFVVAPFAIMYYRPRAHKKA, translated from the coding sequence GTGCCACCCACTGAAAGACTTGGCTGGCTGAAGATCTTCGCCGCCTTTTTCCGCATCGGGCTGACCAGCTTCGGGGGCGGGCTCGTCGCCTACGTGCGCGAGGAGGTCGTCACCGCCAAAGAGTGGATGACCGACGAGGAGTTTCTGGCCGCGCTTGAGATCGGGCAGACCCTGCCAGGGCTCAACGCCGTCAACGTCTCCATCATCTGCGGGCGTCGGCTCGGAGGGCCGCTGGGCTCTGTGGCCGCTGCACTCGGGATCATCATCCCCGGGGCCGCCATTCTGGTCGGGCTGGGCTACCTTTACATCCACTTTGAGAAAAACCCCGAGGTCAAGGCGCTGCTGGCCGGGGTGGCTGCGGCTGCCGTCGGCCTGCTCTTGCAGGTGACCCTGAAGATCGGGGCCAAGCAGTTCCTGAAGCCGGTGGACCTGCTGTTCGTGATCATCACTTTTGTCCTCACGGGCATTCTGCATATTTCGCTGATCATCGTCCTGTTCGTGGTAGCGCCCTTCGCCATCATGTATTACCGGCCACGAGCCCATAAAAAGGCATGA
- a CDS encoding chromate transporter, with protein sequence MKNDLVHLANVFAVLSLSAIGGGSAVLPDMQHQAVAVNHWVTPQAFGIIYSLGQMAPGPNLSLVGLIGLKAAGPLGIVVALLAFYTPSSFLTYGASVVWDYFKDNPWRAAVQKGLAPVTIGLMLGGVYSIGKTSTFNLRETLEHNAVTIGITLAVCAILFLRKINPALLILIAGGIGWFLLRH encoded by the coding sequence ATGAAGAACGACCTCGTCCATCTGGCGAACGTCTTCGCCGTTCTTTCGCTTTCGGCTATAGGTGGAGGGAGCGCAGTGCTTCCCGACATGCAGCATCAGGCGGTGGCGGTGAACCACTGGGTCACGCCGCAGGCCTTTGGGATTATTTACAGTCTCGGGCAGATGGCGCCGGGCCCGAACCTCTCCCTGGTGGGGTTGATCGGCCTGAAAGCCGCCGGCCCACTGGGCATCGTGGTGGCGTTACTGGCGTTCTACACGCCCTCGTCGTTCCTGACCTATGGGGCGAGTGTCGTTTGGGACTATTTCAAAGACAACCCCTGGCGGGCAGCCGTCCAGAAGGGCTTGGCCCCGGTCACGATCGGCCTCATGCTGGGCGGTGTCTACTCCATCGGCAAGACCAGCACCTTTAACCTCCGCGAGACGCTGGAGCACAACGCGGTCACCATTGGGATCACGCTGGCGGTGTGTGCCATCCTCTTCCTGCGCAAGATCAACCCGGCGCTGCTCATCCTCATCGCCGGAGGGATCGGCTGGTTTCTGCTGCGGCACTAA